The Lactobacillus sp. ESL0680 DNA segment TCAAATGGTAAAGCCGCAATTTGTTGAAAAAGTAACGAACCCTGATGGTAAGACAATTACTGGTTACCAAATTAAAAATGTGGGTCAGCCCGTGTATTCTGCAGCGACAGCCAAAACAGTCTTAGCCAATATGCGGCGAGTACTTAACAAACGAATTGGTACGGGTTATGCATACAAGATGGATAATGCAAGTATTGCTGTCAAAACGGGGACAGCCCAGATTGCTAATCCTAAAGGCGGTGGCTACTTAAAGGGCGACAGCAACTATACTTTTTCAGTCGTTGGTGTCACCCCAGCCAAGCACCCACGTTACTGCATTTATATCACATTGAAGCAGCCACGGCAGATGAGTAAACCAGCAGAAACTATTTTGTCATCAATTTTCAAGCCAATGATGCGGCAAATTATCTTAATGGCAAAAAACGATCAAGATAATTCAACCGTAGTTAAAGTTCCCGATTTGAAAGGTCTTACTTATTCGGCTGCTGAGCAGGAAGTACAACGAGTAGGCTTGAGAATTGTTAAAATTGGTACAGGTGATAAAATTACTGCTCAGTCATATGCTAAGGGGCAAAAAGAACAGTCTGGCAAGCGAATGTTTGTTTTGACTTCAGGCAAGATTGTCTGTCCGGATATGAAAGGCTGGACACTAGATGATTTACGGCAATTTGCGGAATTAACTGGTGTTAAGCTGAAGATCTCAGGTAGTGGTACTGTCGATAAGCAGAGCATTGCCCCCAAGACCAAGCTCAAGTCCAAAACCAAAATTGTAATTAATTTAAAGGAGTAAACACAATATGCTCATTACTAGCATCATTGCATTAGTCAGTTCATTAGTTTTAACGGCAATCTTTTTGCCGTGGATGATTATTTTTATGCGGTCACACCACGAGGGTCAAGAAATTCGTGATGAGGGTCCAAAATGGCACCAGAAAAAATCGGGTACCCCAACAATGGGTGGCGTTATTTTTGTCTTAGCAGCAGCCATTTCTTCAATCTGGGTTGCGGCTTGGCAGCATAGCATTAATAAAACCATTTGGATTTTAGTCATCAGCCTTTTAGGCTATGGCATTATCGGCTTTTTGGATGACGGCATTAAGCTCTTTTATAAGCGTAATCTAGGTTTGCGGGCATGGCAAAAATTGTTGTTACAAATTTTGATTGCCGTAGTTATTGTTTGGATTGCCGCAACAGATAACTTTAAATTTAATTTGTTTATTCCGTTCTTTGGCGTCATTACCAATGTGATTTTGTTTACGCTGTTTGTCATTTTTTGGTTGGTTGGCTTCTCTAATGCGGTTAACCTTTCGGATGGTCTTGATGGTCTAGCAACAGGACTATCAATAGTTGCTTACGGCACGTATGCTTATCTTGCCTTTAAGC contains these protein-coding regions:
- the mraY gene encoding phospho-N-acetylmuramoyl-pentapeptide-transferase → MLITSIIALVSSLVLTAIFLPWMIIFMRSHHEGQEIRDEGPKWHQKKSGTPTMGGVIFVLAAAISSIWVAAWQHSINKTIWILVISLLGYGIIGFLDDGIKLFYKRNLGLRAWQKLLLQILIAVVIVWIAATDNFKFNLFIPFFGVITNVILFTLFVIFWLVGFSNAVNLSDGLDGLATGLSIVAYGTYAYLAFKQKNFAILIFCMSVIGGLISFFIFNHKPAKIFMGDAGSLALGGGLAAVSVFLNRPWSLLLVGIVFVCETASVILQVISFQTTGKRIFKMTPVHHHFEMLGWSEWKVDTVFWLVGLIGSILYLVIWG